The following coding sequences are from one Brienomyrus brachyistius isolate T26 chromosome 2, BBRACH_0.4, whole genome shotgun sequence window:
- the susd1 gene encoding sushi domain-containing protein 1 isoform X30, producing MRKDRMFWSTAALSMVFLIHFGFTISTVGMQGVDVCATCHINATCEEKADGHKVCNCMYGFVGNGRTHCQDKDECQIGANKICGNHTACHNTYGSFYCTCLTGYHPSNNMATFIPNDGTFCDDIDECRVQGICGEGAHCSNVQGSFNCRCQVGYRLENGQEPFRPSHDKSHCTAVDCGPPRSAGRAILLSFTGTSYLSQAVFGCSEGFRWKSGNTAAVCGAERVWEGPSLVCEEIKCGDPPVLPHATHQWNGSTAVGTKVEYLCNEGLRPVGGEHTSICGGRGTWTNVTLQCKEVDCGEPPSLPHAAMLWNQSSRVGAQVHYQCRAGFYNAGKGNVSLCTAGGYWDPVDILCQEVDCGEPPSFPHAAMLWNQSSRVGAQVHYQCRVGFYNAGKGNVSLCTADGYWDPVDILCQALCGPAPQLLHAVVEWQNGTVAVHRCQDGYRSRTGSNISVCDHAQTWHAATLICREVKPPISKVEVFNESCLRWKAEMNGGNQEHYTVQFVGSRAYQKAFQDKQMLVFKSGANRPELCMNLLPGTNYSINITAQTANFSLTVSANTSIQAPPVPHVTFRDVEGSCPTLGLHRTIHPQDAISVYQVFVLLLEGKVVFDCSSPRTPHFYGCREPCQEYITAEVQLAATGRKLFFTVGDQQWYGGYYNAPLENGKDYYIILRAVSQWAGVRKQYCVIWAKVKGASYIIESVTLLTGGSIGLVAFIVLLGYSYTWYCKKQ from the exons ATGAGGAAGGACAGAATGTTCTGGAGCACAGCAGCACTGAGCATGGTATTCCTTATCCACTTCGGCTTTACCATCTCCACAG TGGGGATGCAAGGTGTGGACGTGTGTGCCACATGTCACATCAATGCCACGTGTGAAGAGAAGGCTGACGGCCACAAAGTCTGCAACTGCATGTATGGCTTTGTGGGAAATGGACGGACGCACTGTCAAG ATAAGGATGAGTGCCAGATTGGAGCCAATAAAATTTGTGGGAATCACACGGCCTGCCACAACACCTATGGCAGTTTCTACTGCACCTGTCTGACTGGCTACCACCCCTCCAACAACATGGCAACCTTCATTCCAAACGACGGCACCTTCTGCGATG ATATTGATGAGTGTCGGGTGCAGGGGATTTGCGGAGAGGGTGCACATTGCAGCAATGTTCAGGGTAGTTTTAACTGCCGATGCCAGGTTGGATACCGACTCGAGAATGGACAGGAACCCTTCCGGCCCAGCCATGACAAATCACACTGCACAG CTGTCGACTGTGGGCCGCCTCGAAGCGCTGGCCGCGCCATCCTGCTCTCATTCACGGGAACAAGCTACCTTAGCCAGGCTGTGTTTGGCTGTTCGGAAGGATTCCGCTGGAAGAGCGGGAACACAGCAGCAGTTTGTGGAGCTGAAAGAGTGTGGGAAGGCCCCAGCCTGGTGTGTGAAG AGATTAAGTGTGGAGATCCACCAGTGTTACCCCATGCTACCCACCAGTGGAATGGCAGCACAGCTGTGGGCACCAAGGTGGAGTATCTCTGTAATGAAGGCTTACGGCCTGTGGGTGGAGAACACACGTCAATCTGTGGAGGACGTGGTACATGGACAAATGTGACTCTCCAGTGCAAAG AGGTTGACTGTGGTGAGCCCCCCTCATTGCCCCATGCTGCTATGTTGTGGAATCAGAGCAGTAGGGTTGGTGCTCAGGTGCACTACCAGTGCCGTGCTGGATTTTATAATGCAGGGAAAGGCAATGTCTCACTGTGTACTGCTGGCGGTTACTGGGATCCCGTAGATATACTCTGCCAAG AGGTTGACTGTGGTGAGCCCCCCTCATTTCCCCATGCTGCTATGTTGTGGAATCAGAGCAGCAGGGTTGGTGCTCAGGTGCACTACCAGTGCCGTGTTGGATTTTACAATGCGGGGAAAGGCAATGTCTCACTGTGTACTGCTGACGGTTACTGGGATCCCGTAGATATACTCTGCCAAG CACTGTGTGGTCCTGCTCCCCAGTTGCTCCACGCTGTGGTGGAGTGGCAAAATGGCACAGTGGCGGTACATCGTTGTCAGGATGGATACCGCAGTAGGACAGGAAGCAACATATctgtgtgtgaccatgcccagaCCTGGCACGCTGCCACCCTCATCTGCAGGG AGGTTAAGCCACCCATCAGTAAAGTGGAGGTGTTTAACGAGAGCTGCCTGCGGTGGAAGGCTGAGATGAATGGTGGAAACCAGGAACACTACACC GTTCAGTTTGTGGGATCCAGGGCTTATCAGAAGGCATTCCAGGACAAACAGATGCTGGTCTTCAAATCAGGAGCTAACAGACCTGAACTCTGTATGAACCTGCTGCCAGGAACCAACTActccataaacatcacagcaCAGACTGCAAATTTCTCACTCACCGTCTCCGCCAACACCAGTATACAAG CTCCTCCAGTCCCTCATGTCACCTTCAGAGATGTAGAAGGTTCCTGTCCTACCCTTGGACTCCACAGGACCATCCACCCACAGGATGCAATTAG TGTGTACCAGGTTTTCGTGCTGCTGCTTGAGGGGAAGGTTGTGTTTGACTGCTCCTCTCCGCGCACTCCACACTTTTACGGCTGCCGGGAGCCGTGCCAGGAGTACATAACGGCAGAGGTCCAGCTGGCTGCAACTGGAAGAAAGCTTTTCTTCACTGTGGGGGACCAGCAGTGGTATGGGGGGTACTACAATGCCCCCCTGGAGAATGGCAAAGACTACTACATAATACTGCGTGCCGTCAGTCAGTGGGCAGGG GTCAGAAAGCAGTACTGTGTAATCTGGGCAAAAGTCAAGG GTGCATCCTACATCATTGAATCAGTGACTCTCTTAACTGGGGGATCCATTGGATTGGTTGCATTCATAGTACTTCTGGGATATTCATATACCTG GTACTGTAAGAAGCAATAA
- the susd1 gene encoding sushi domain-containing protein 1 isoform X6, protein MRKDRMFWSTAALSMVFLIHFGFTISTVGMQGVDVCATCHINATCEEKADGHKVCNCMYGFVGNGRTHCQDKDECQIGANKICGNHTACHNTYGSFYCTCLTGYHPSNNMATFIPNDGTFCDDIDECRVQGICGEGAHCSNVQGSFNCRCQVGYRLENGQEPFRPSHDKSHCTAVDCGPPRSAGRAILLSFTGTSYLSQAVFGCSEGFRWKSGNTAAVCGAERVWEGPSLVCEEIKCGDPPVLPHATHQWNGSTAVGTKVEYLCNEGLRPVGGEHTSICGGRGTWTNVTLQCKEVDCGEPPSFPHAAMLWNQSSRVGAQVHYQCCAGFYNAGKGNVSLCTADGYWDPVDILCQEVDCGEPPSFPHAAMLWNQSSRVGAQVHYQCCAGFYNAGKGNVSLCTTDGYWDPVDILCQEVDCGEPPSFPHAAMLWNQSSRVGAQVHYQCCAGFYNAGKGNVSLCTADGYWDPVNILCQEVDCGEPPSLPHAAMLWNQSSRVGAQVHYQCRAGFYNAGKGNVSLCTAGGYWDPVDILCQEVDCGEPPSFPHAAMLWNQSSRVGAQVHYQCRVGFYNAGKGNVSLCTADGYWDPVDILCQALCGPAPQLLHAVVEWQNGTVAVHRCQDGYRSRTGSNISVCDHAQTWHAATLICREVKPPISKVEVFNESCLRWKAEMNGGNQEHYTVQFVGSRAYQKAFQDKQMLVFKSGANRPELCMNLLPGTNYSINITAQTANFSLTVSANTSIQAPPVPHVTFRDVEGSCPTLGLHRTIHPQDAISVYQVFVLLLEGKVVFDCSSPRTPHFYGCREPCQEYITAEVQLAATGRKLFFTVGDQQWYGGYYNAPLENGKDYYIILRAVSQWAGVRKQYCVIWAKVKGASYIIESVTLLTGGSIGLVAFIVLLGYSYTWYCKKQ, encoded by the exons ATGAGGAAGGACAGAATGTTCTGGAGCACAGCAGCACTGAGCATGGTATTCCTTATCCACTTCGGCTTTACCATCTCCACAG TGGGGATGCAAGGTGTGGACGTGTGTGCCACATGTCACATCAATGCCACGTGTGAAGAGAAGGCTGACGGCCACAAAGTCTGCAACTGCATGTATGGCTTTGTGGGAAATGGACGGACGCACTGTCAAG ATAAGGATGAGTGCCAGATTGGAGCCAATAAAATTTGTGGGAATCACACGGCCTGCCACAACACCTATGGCAGTTTCTACTGCACCTGTCTGACTGGCTACCACCCCTCCAACAACATGGCAACCTTCATTCCAAACGACGGCACCTTCTGCGATG ATATTGATGAGTGTCGGGTGCAGGGGATTTGCGGAGAGGGTGCACATTGCAGCAATGTTCAGGGTAGTTTTAACTGCCGATGCCAGGTTGGATACCGACTCGAGAATGGACAGGAACCCTTCCGGCCCAGCCATGACAAATCACACTGCACAG CTGTCGACTGTGGGCCGCCTCGAAGCGCTGGCCGCGCCATCCTGCTCTCATTCACGGGAACAAGCTACCTTAGCCAGGCTGTGTTTGGCTGTTCGGAAGGATTCCGCTGGAAGAGCGGGAACACAGCAGCAGTTTGTGGAGCTGAAAGAGTGTGGGAAGGCCCCAGCCTGGTGTGTGAAG AGATTAAGTGTGGAGATCCACCAGTGTTACCCCATGCTACCCACCAGTGGAATGGCAGCACAGCTGTGGGCACCAAGGTGGAGTATCTCTGTAATGAAGGCTTACGGCCTGTGGGTGGAGAACACACGTCAATCTGTGGAGGACGTGGTACATGGACAAATGTGACTCTCCAGTGCAAAG AGGTTGACTGTGGTGAGCCCCCCTCATTTCCCCATGCTGCTATGTTGTGGAATCAGAGCAGCAGGGTTGGTGCTCAGGTGCACTACCAGTGCTGTGCTGGATTTTACAATGCGGGGAAAGGCAATGTCTCACTGTGTACTGCTGACGGTTACTGGGATCCCGTAGATATACTCTGTCAAG AGGTTGACTGTGGTGAGCCCCCCTCATTTCCCCATGCTGCTATGTTGTGGAATCAGAGCAGCAGGGTTGGTGCTCAGGTGCACTACCAGTGCTGTGCTGGATTTTACAATGCGGGGAAAGGCAATGTCTCACTGTGTACTACTGACGGTTACTGGGATCCCGTAGATATACTCTGCCAAG AGGTTGACTGTGGTGAGCCCCCCTCATTTCCCCATGCTGCTATGTTGTGGAATCAGAGCAGCAGGGTTGGTGCTCAGGTGCACTACCAGTGCTGTGCTGGATTTTATAATGCGGGGAAAGGCAATGTCTCACTGTGTACTGCTGACGGTTACTGGGATCCTGTAAATATACTCTGCCAAG AGGTTGACTGTGGTGAGCCCCCCTCATTGCCCCATGCTGCTATGTTGTGGAATCAGAGCAGTAGGGTTGGTGCTCAGGTGCACTACCAGTGCCGTGCTGGATTTTATAATGCAGGGAAAGGCAATGTCTCACTGTGTACTGCTGGCGGTTACTGGGATCCCGTAGATATACTCTGCCAAG AGGTTGACTGTGGTGAGCCCCCCTCATTTCCCCATGCTGCTATGTTGTGGAATCAGAGCAGCAGGGTTGGTGCTCAGGTGCACTACCAGTGCCGTGTTGGATTTTACAATGCGGGGAAAGGCAATGTCTCACTGTGTACTGCTGACGGTTACTGGGATCCCGTAGATATACTCTGCCAAG CACTGTGTGGTCCTGCTCCCCAGTTGCTCCACGCTGTGGTGGAGTGGCAAAATGGCACAGTGGCGGTACATCGTTGTCAGGATGGATACCGCAGTAGGACAGGAAGCAACATATctgtgtgtgaccatgcccagaCCTGGCACGCTGCCACCCTCATCTGCAGGG AGGTTAAGCCACCCATCAGTAAAGTGGAGGTGTTTAACGAGAGCTGCCTGCGGTGGAAGGCTGAGATGAATGGTGGAAACCAGGAACACTACACC GTTCAGTTTGTGGGATCCAGGGCTTATCAGAAGGCATTCCAGGACAAACAGATGCTGGTCTTCAAATCAGGAGCTAACAGACCTGAACTCTGTATGAACCTGCTGCCAGGAACCAACTActccataaacatcacagcaCAGACTGCAAATTTCTCACTCACCGTCTCCGCCAACACCAGTATACAAG CTCCTCCAGTCCCTCATGTCACCTTCAGAGATGTAGAAGGTTCCTGTCCTACCCTTGGACTCCACAGGACCATCCACCCACAGGATGCAATTAG TGTGTACCAGGTTTTCGTGCTGCTGCTTGAGGGGAAGGTTGTGTTTGACTGCTCCTCTCCGCGCACTCCACACTTTTACGGCTGCCGGGAGCCGTGCCAGGAGTACATAACGGCAGAGGTCCAGCTGGCTGCAACTGGAAGAAAGCTTTTCTTCACTGTGGGGGACCAGCAGTGGTATGGGGGGTACTACAATGCCCCCCTGGAGAATGGCAAAGACTACTACATAATACTGCGTGCCGTCAGTCAGTGGGCAGGG GTCAGAAAGCAGTACTGTGTAATCTGGGCAAAAGTCAAGG GTGCATCCTACATCATTGAATCAGTGACTCTCTTAACTGGGGGATCCATTGGATTGGTTGCATTCATAGTACTTCTGGGATATTCATATACCTG GTACTGTAAGAAGCAATAA
- the susd1 gene encoding sushi domain-containing protein 1 isoform X19: protein MRKDRMFWSTAALSMVFLIHFGFTISTVGMQGVDVCATCHINATCEEKADGHKVCNCMYGFVGNGRTHCQDKDECQIGANKICGNHTACHNTYGSFYCTCLTGYHPSNNMATFIPNDGTFCDDIDECRVQGICGEGAHCSNVQGSFNCRCQVGYRLENGQEPFRPSHDKSHCTAVDCGPPRSAGRAILLSFTGTSYLSQAVFGCSEGFRWKSGNTAAVCGAERVWEGPSLVCEEIKCGDPPVLPHATHQWNGSTAVGTKVEYLCNEGLRPVGGEHTSICGGRGTWTNVTLQCKEVDCGEPPSFPHAAMLWNQSSRVGAQVHYQCCAGFYNAGKGNVSLCTTDGYWDPVDILCQEVDCGEPPSFPHAAMLWNQSSRVGAQVHYQCCAGFYNAGKGNVSLCTADGYWDPVNILCQEVDCGEPPSLPHAAMLWNQSSRVGAQVHYQCRAGFYNAGKGNVSLCTAGGYWDPVDILCQEVDCGEPPSFPHAAMLWNQSSRVGAQVHYQCRVGFYNAGKGNVSLCTADGYWDPVDILCQALCGPAPQLLHAVVEWQNGTVAVHRCQDGYRSRTGSNISVCDHAQTWHAATLICREVKPPISKVEVFNESCLRWKAEMNGGNQEHYTVQFVGSRAYQKAFQDKQMLVFKSGANRPELCMNLLPGTNYSINITAQTANFSLTVSANTSIQAPPVPHVTFRDVEGSCPTLGLHRTIHPQDAISVYQVFVLLLEGKVVFDCSSPRTPHFYGCREPCQEYITAEVQLAATGRKLFFTVGDQQWYGGYYNAPLENGKDYYIILRAVSQWAGVRKQYCVIWAKVKGASYIIESVTLLTGGSIGLVAFIVLLGYSYTWYCKKQ, encoded by the exons ATGAGGAAGGACAGAATGTTCTGGAGCACAGCAGCACTGAGCATGGTATTCCTTATCCACTTCGGCTTTACCATCTCCACAG TGGGGATGCAAGGTGTGGACGTGTGTGCCACATGTCACATCAATGCCACGTGTGAAGAGAAGGCTGACGGCCACAAAGTCTGCAACTGCATGTATGGCTTTGTGGGAAATGGACGGACGCACTGTCAAG ATAAGGATGAGTGCCAGATTGGAGCCAATAAAATTTGTGGGAATCACACGGCCTGCCACAACACCTATGGCAGTTTCTACTGCACCTGTCTGACTGGCTACCACCCCTCCAACAACATGGCAACCTTCATTCCAAACGACGGCACCTTCTGCGATG ATATTGATGAGTGTCGGGTGCAGGGGATTTGCGGAGAGGGTGCACATTGCAGCAATGTTCAGGGTAGTTTTAACTGCCGATGCCAGGTTGGATACCGACTCGAGAATGGACAGGAACCCTTCCGGCCCAGCCATGACAAATCACACTGCACAG CTGTCGACTGTGGGCCGCCTCGAAGCGCTGGCCGCGCCATCCTGCTCTCATTCACGGGAACAAGCTACCTTAGCCAGGCTGTGTTTGGCTGTTCGGAAGGATTCCGCTGGAAGAGCGGGAACACAGCAGCAGTTTGTGGAGCTGAAAGAGTGTGGGAAGGCCCCAGCCTGGTGTGTGAAG AGATTAAGTGTGGAGATCCACCAGTGTTACCCCATGCTACCCACCAGTGGAATGGCAGCACAGCTGTGGGCACCAAGGTGGAGTATCTCTGTAATGAAGGCTTACGGCCTGTGGGTGGAGAACACACGTCAATCTGTGGAGGACGTGGTACATGGACAAATGTGACTCTCCAGTGCAAAG AGGTTGACTGTGGTGAGCCCCCCTCATTTCCCCATGCTGCTATGTTGTGGAATCAGAGCAGCAGGGTTGGTGCTCAGGTGCACTACCAGTGCTGTGCTGGATTTTACAATGCGGGGAAAGGCAATGTCTCACTGTGTACTACTGACGGTTACTGGGATCCCGTAGATATACTCTGCCAAG AGGTTGACTGTGGTGAGCCCCCCTCATTTCCCCATGCTGCTATGTTGTGGAATCAGAGCAGCAGGGTTGGTGCTCAGGTGCACTACCAGTGCTGTGCTGGATTTTATAATGCGGGGAAAGGCAATGTCTCACTGTGTACTGCTGACGGTTACTGGGATCCTGTAAATATACTCTGCCAAG AGGTTGACTGTGGTGAGCCCCCCTCATTGCCCCATGCTGCTATGTTGTGGAATCAGAGCAGTAGGGTTGGTGCTCAGGTGCACTACCAGTGCCGTGCTGGATTTTATAATGCAGGGAAAGGCAATGTCTCACTGTGTACTGCTGGCGGTTACTGGGATCCCGTAGATATACTCTGCCAAG AGGTTGACTGTGGTGAGCCCCCCTCATTTCCCCATGCTGCTATGTTGTGGAATCAGAGCAGCAGGGTTGGTGCTCAGGTGCACTACCAGTGCCGTGTTGGATTTTACAATGCGGGGAAAGGCAATGTCTCACTGTGTACTGCTGACGGTTACTGGGATCCCGTAGATATACTCTGCCAAG CACTGTGTGGTCCTGCTCCCCAGTTGCTCCACGCTGTGGTGGAGTGGCAAAATGGCACAGTGGCGGTACATCGTTGTCAGGATGGATACCGCAGTAGGACAGGAAGCAACATATctgtgtgtgaccatgcccagaCCTGGCACGCTGCCACCCTCATCTGCAGGG AGGTTAAGCCACCCATCAGTAAAGTGGAGGTGTTTAACGAGAGCTGCCTGCGGTGGAAGGCTGAGATGAATGGTGGAAACCAGGAACACTACACC GTTCAGTTTGTGGGATCCAGGGCTTATCAGAAGGCATTCCAGGACAAACAGATGCTGGTCTTCAAATCAGGAGCTAACAGACCTGAACTCTGTATGAACCTGCTGCCAGGAACCAACTActccataaacatcacagcaCAGACTGCAAATTTCTCACTCACCGTCTCCGCCAACACCAGTATACAAG CTCCTCCAGTCCCTCATGTCACCTTCAGAGATGTAGAAGGTTCCTGTCCTACCCTTGGACTCCACAGGACCATCCACCCACAGGATGCAATTAG TGTGTACCAGGTTTTCGTGCTGCTGCTTGAGGGGAAGGTTGTGTTTGACTGCTCCTCTCCGCGCACTCCACACTTTTACGGCTGCCGGGAGCCGTGCCAGGAGTACATAACGGCAGAGGTCCAGCTGGCTGCAACTGGAAGAAAGCTTTTCTTCACTGTGGGGGACCAGCAGTGGTATGGGGGGTACTACAATGCCCCCCTGGAGAATGGCAAAGACTACTACATAATACTGCGTGCCGTCAGTCAGTGGGCAGGG GTCAGAAAGCAGTACTGTGTAATCTGGGCAAAAGTCAAGG GTGCATCCTACATCATTGAATCAGTGACTCTCTTAACTGGGGGATCCATTGGATTGGTTGCATTCATAGTACTTCTGGGATATTCATATACCTG GTACTGTAAGAAGCAATAA
- the susd1 gene encoding sushi domain-containing protein 1 isoform X8, protein MRKDRMFWSTAALSMVFLIHFGFTISTVGMQGVDVCATCHINATCEEKADGHKVCNCMYGFVGNGRTHCQDKDECQIGANKICGNHTACHNTYGSFYCTCLTGYHPSNNMATFIPNDGTFCDDIDECRVQGICGEGAHCSNVQGSFNCRCQVGYRLENGQEPFRPSHDKSHCTAVDCGPPRSAGRAILLSFTGTSYLSQAVFGCSEGFRWKSGNTAAVCGAERVWEGPSLVCEEIKCGDPPVLPHATHQWNGSTAVGTKVEYLCNEGLRPVGGEHTSICGGRGTWTNVTLQCKEVDCGEPPSFPHAAMLWNQSSRVGAQVHYQCCAGFYNAGKGNVSLCTADGYWDPVDILCQEVDCGEPPSLPHAAMLWNQSSRVGAQVHYQCRVGFYNAGKGNVSLCTADGYWDPVDILCQEVDCGEPPSFPHAAMLWNQSSRVGAQVHYQCCAGFYNAGKGNVSLCTTDGYWDPVDILCQEVDCGEPPSFPHAAMLWNQSSRVGAQVHYQCCAGFYNAGKGNVSLCTADGYWDPVNILCQEVDCGEPPSLPHAAMLWNQSSRVGAQVHYQCRAGFYNAGKGNVSLCTAGGYWDPVDILCQALCGPAPQLLHAVVEWQNGTVAVHRCQDGYRSRTGSNISVCDHAQTWHAATLICREVKPPISKVEVFNESCLRWKAEMNGGNQEHYTVQFVGSRAYQKAFQDKQMLVFKSGANRPELCMNLLPGTNYSINITAQTANFSLTVSANTSIQAPPVPHVTFRDVEGSCPTLGLHRTIHPQDAISVYQVFVLLLEGKVVFDCSSPRTPHFYGCREPCQEYITAEVQLAATGRKLFFTVGDQQWYGGYYNAPLENGKDYYIILRAVSQWAGVRKQYCVIWAKVKGASYIIESVTLLTGGSIGLVAFIVLLGYSYTWYCKKQ, encoded by the exons ATGAGGAAGGACAGAATGTTCTGGAGCACAGCAGCACTGAGCATGGTATTCCTTATCCACTTCGGCTTTACCATCTCCACAG TGGGGATGCAAGGTGTGGACGTGTGTGCCACATGTCACATCAATGCCACGTGTGAAGAGAAGGCTGACGGCCACAAAGTCTGCAACTGCATGTATGGCTTTGTGGGAAATGGACGGACGCACTGTCAAG ATAAGGATGAGTGCCAGATTGGAGCCAATAAAATTTGTGGGAATCACACGGCCTGCCACAACACCTATGGCAGTTTCTACTGCACCTGTCTGACTGGCTACCACCCCTCCAACAACATGGCAACCTTCATTCCAAACGACGGCACCTTCTGCGATG ATATTGATGAGTGTCGGGTGCAGGGGATTTGCGGAGAGGGTGCACATTGCAGCAATGTTCAGGGTAGTTTTAACTGCCGATGCCAGGTTGGATACCGACTCGAGAATGGACAGGAACCCTTCCGGCCCAGCCATGACAAATCACACTGCACAG CTGTCGACTGTGGGCCGCCTCGAAGCGCTGGCCGCGCCATCCTGCTCTCATTCACGGGAACAAGCTACCTTAGCCAGGCTGTGTTTGGCTGTTCGGAAGGATTCCGCTGGAAGAGCGGGAACACAGCAGCAGTTTGTGGAGCTGAAAGAGTGTGGGAAGGCCCCAGCCTGGTGTGTGAAG AGATTAAGTGTGGAGATCCACCAGTGTTACCCCATGCTACCCACCAGTGGAATGGCAGCACAGCTGTGGGCACCAAGGTGGAGTATCTCTGTAATGAAGGCTTACGGCCTGTGGGTGGAGAACACACGTCAATCTGTGGAGGACGTGGTACATGGACAAATGTGACTCTCCAGTGCAAAG AGGTTGACTGTGGTGAGCCCCCCTCATTTCCCCATGCTGCTATGTTGTGGAATCAGAGCAGCAGGGTTGGTGCTCAGGTGCACTACCAGTGCTGTGCTGGATTTTACAATGCGGGGAAAGGCAATGTCTCACTGTGTACTGCTGACGGTTACTGGGATCCCGTAGATATACTCTGTCAAG AGGTTGACTGTGGTGAGCCCCCCTCATTGCCCCATGCTGCTATGTTGTGGAATCAGAGCAGCAGGGTTGGTGCTCAGGTGCACTACCAGTGCCGTGTTGGATTTTATAATGCGGGGAAAGGCAATGTCTCACTGTGTACTGCTGACGGTTACTGGGATCCCGTAGATATACTCTGTCAAG AGGTTGACTGTGGTGAGCCCCCCTCATTTCCCCATGCTGCTATGTTGTGGAATCAGAGCAGCAGGGTTGGTGCTCAGGTGCACTACCAGTGCTGTGCTGGATTTTACAATGCGGGGAAAGGCAATGTCTCACTGTGTACTACTGACGGTTACTGGGATCCCGTAGATATACTCTGCCAAG AGGTTGACTGTGGTGAGCCCCCCTCATTTCCCCATGCTGCTATGTTGTGGAATCAGAGCAGCAGGGTTGGTGCTCAGGTGCACTACCAGTGCTGTGCTGGATTTTATAATGCGGGGAAAGGCAATGTCTCACTGTGTACTGCTGACGGTTACTGGGATCCTGTAAATATACTCTGCCAAG AGGTTGACTGTGGTGAGCCCCCCTCATTGCCCCATGCTGCTATGTTGTGGAATCAGAGCAGTAGGGTTGGTGCTCAGGTGCACTACCAGTGCCGTGCTGGATTTTATAATGCAGGGAAAGGCAATGTCTCACTGTGTACTGCTGGCGGTTACTGGGATCCCGTAGATATACTCTGCCAAG CACTGTGTGGTCCTGCTCCCCAGTTGCTCCACGCTGTGGTGGAGTGGCAAAATGGCACAGTGGCGGTACATCGTTGTCAGGATGGATACCGCAGTAGGACAGGAAGCAACATATctgtgtgtgaccatgcccagaCCTGGCACGCTGCCACCCTCATCTGCAGGG AGGTTAAGCCACCCATCAGTAAAGTGGAGGTGTTTAACGAGAGCTGCCTGCGGTGGAAGGCTGAGATGAATGGTGGAAACCAGGAACACTACACC GTTCAGTTTGTGGGATCCAGGGCTTATCAGAAGGCATTCCAGGACAAACAGATGCTGGTCTTCAAATCAGGAGCTAACAGACCTGAACTCTGTATGAACCTGCTGCCAGGAACCAACTActccataaacatcacagcaCAGACTGCAAATTTCTCACTCACCGTCTCCGCCAACACCAGTATACAAG CTCCTCCAGTCCCTCATGTCACCTTCAGAGATGTAGAAGGTTCCTGTCCTACCCTTGGACTCCACAGGACCATCCACCCACAGGATGCAATTAG TGTGTACCAGGTTTTCGTGCTGCTGCTTGAGGGGAAGGTTGTGTTTGACTGCTCCTCTCCGCGCACTCCACACTTTTACGGCTGCCGGGAGCCGTGCCAGGAGTACATAACGGCAGAGGTCCAGCTGGCTGCAACTGGAAGAAAGCTTTTCTTCACTGTGGGGGACCAGCAGTGGTATGGGGGGTACTACAATGCCCCCCTGGAGAATGGCAAAGACTACTACATAATACTGCGTGCCGTCAGTCAGTGGGCAGGG GTCAGAAAGCAGTACTGTGTAATCTGGGCAAAAGTCAAGG GTGCATCCTACATCATTGAATCAGTGACTCTCTTAACTGGGGGATCCATTGGATTGGTTGCATTCATAGTACTTCTGGGATATTCATATACCTG GTACTGTAAGAAGCAATAA